A genomic window from Microbaculum marinisediminis includes:
- a CDS encoding ribbon-helix-helix domain-containing protein, which translates to MSAREPADDRKRSVTVAGHRTSVSLEDEFWQALGDIAGERGMSVSSLIAEIDENRGPRGLSAAIRVHVLAYFRDRRGPERV; encoded by the coding sequence ATGAGCGCCCGGGAGCCTGCCGACGACCGCAAGCGCTCGGTCACCGTCGCCGGCCACCGCACCAGCGTTTCCCTGGAAGACGAATTCTGGCAGGCACTCGGCGACATCGCCGGCGAGCGCGGCATGTCGGTGTCCAGCCTGATCGCCGAGATCGACGAAAACCGCGGCCCGCGCGGCCTGTCGGCCGCGATCCGCGTCCATGTGCTCGCCTATTTCCGCGACAGGCGCGGGCCGGAACGGGTCTAG